The following DNA comes from Enterobacter sp. SA187.
ATGAACGCTACCCATCAACTGGGCGGTGAAAACTATGTGCTGTGGGGTGGTCGCGAAGGCTACGAAACCCTGCTGAATACCGATCTGCGCCAGGAGCGCGAGCAAATTGGCCGCTTCATGCAGATGGTGGTGGAGCACAAACACAAAATCGGCTTCCAGGGCACTCTGCTGATTGAGCCAAAACCGCAGGAGCCAACCAAGCACCAGTACGATTACGACGTCGCCACGGTCTACGGCTTCCTCAAGCAGTTCGGTCTGGAAAAAGAGATCAAAGTGAATATCGAAGCCAACCACGCCACTCTGGCGGGGCACACCTTCCACCACGAGATCGCCTCCGCCATCGCGCTGGGCATCTTTGGCTCTGTGGATGCTAACCGTGGCGATCCACAGCTGGGCTGGGATACCGACCAGTTCCCGAACAGCGTTGAAGAGAACGCGCTGGTGATGTATGAAATCGTCAAAGCGGGCGGTTTTACCACCGGTGGTCTGAACTTTGACGCCAAAATCCGCCGCCAGAGCACCGACAAATACGATCTGTTCTACGGTCATATTGGCGCGATGGACACCATGGCGCTGGCGCTGAAAGTGGCGGCGCGCATGATTGAAAGCGGCGAACTGGATAAGCGCGTGGCGAAGCGTTACGCAGGCTGGAACGGTGAGCTGGGTCAACAGATCCTGAAAGGACAGCTGTCGCTGGCGGAACTGGCGAAGCACGCTGAGCAACAAAACCTGGCGCCGCAGCACCAGAGCGGCCATCAGGAACTGCTGGAAAATCTCGTTAACCGTTATCTGTTTGGTTAGCAAACCCTGAGCGCCACGTCCGTCGTGGCGCTCCGATCACAGCCTGTACAGGAGCAGTCATTATGTACATCGGTATCGACCTCGGCACCTCGGGCGTAAAAGCGATCCTGCTGGGCGAGCAGGGTAACGTGCTTGCCTCTTACACCGAGTCGCTGACGGTTTCACGCCCGCATCCACTCTGGTCCGAGCAGGATCCCGAACAGTGGTGGCTGGCGACGGATCGCGCAATCAAAGGCCTCGGCGCACAGCATCCGCTGGCCCAGGTAAAAGCCGTGGGGATCGCCGGGCAGATGCACGGCGCCACCCTGCTTGATAAACAGGACGTTATCCTGCGTCCGGCGATTTTATGGAACGATGGCCGCTGCGGTGAAGAGTGCGCGCTGCTTGAAGCCCAGGTGCCGGACTCGCGCGCCATTACCGGCAATCTGATGATGCCCGGTTTTACCGCGCCAAAACTGCTGTGGGTGAAGCGTCACGAACCGGACGTGTTCGCCCGCGTGGCGAAAGTATTACTGCCTAAAGATTACCTGCGTCTGCGCATGACCGGCGAGTACGCCAGCGATATGTCCGATGCGGCAGGCACCCTGTGGCTGGACGTCGCGAAGCGTGACTGGAGCGATACCCTGCTGGCAGCCTGCGGACTGACCCGCGACCAGATGCCCGCGCTGTTTGAAGGCAGCGCCATTACCGGCAGTCTGTTGCCTGAGGTGGCGCAGGCCTGGGGATTACCCGCCGTGCCGGTGGTGGCTGGCGGAGGCGATAACGCCGCCGGTGCCGTGGGCGTTGGCATGATCGATGCGGGCCAGGCGATGCTCTCCCTCGGCACCTCCGGCGTCTATTTTGCCGTCAGCGATGGCTTTCTGAGTAAACCGGAAAGCGCCGTGCACAGTTTCTGCCACGCGCTGCCGGAACGCTGGCATTTAATGTCCGTGATGCTGAGCGCCGCCTCCTGTCTCGACTGGGCGGCGAAGCTGACCGGCCTGTCCTCGGTGGCGGAACTGATTAACGCCGCGCAGCAGGCGGATAAGAACGCCGGTGACCTCTGGTTTCTGCCGTATCTCTCCGGCGAGCGCACGCCGCATAACAACCCGCAGGCGAAAGGCGTCTTTTTTGGTCTGACCCATCAGCACGGGCAGAACGAACTGGCGCGCGCTGTGCTGGAAGGCGTCGGCTACGCGCTGGCGGACGGCATGGATGTGGTGCATGCCTGTGGCATCACGCCGCAAAGCGTCACGCTGATTGGCGGCGGAGCGCGCAGCCCTTACTGGCGGCAGATGCTGGCGGATATCAGCGGTCAGCAGCTGGATTACCGCACCGGCGGCGATGTCGGTCCGGCGCTCGGCGCGGCAAGGCTGGCGCAGATCGCCCTTAACCCGGATCGGGCGCTGTCCGATCTGCTGCCGCCGTTGCCGCTGGAGCAGGCGCATCTGCCGGATGCCGCGCGCCACGCGCATTACGCACCGCGCCGGGAAACCTTCCGCCGCATCTACCAGCAGCTTCTGCCGTTGATGTCGTGAAAGCAGGCCGTCCGCGAACGGCCTGATGATGTCCTTTTCTGGTATTAGCAAACGCAGGACGCCTTGTCAGAATGGCAGTACACCCACTGCACAAGGCGTCCTGAAATGACCCGTACCGCGCTTATCAATATCGATACCCAACAATCCTTCCCGCAAAAAGATTTCTGGCAGGAGGAGGAGTAGTTGCCTGCATTTCAGGAGGCAATGCTCCGTCTGGTGGCGGCGGATCTGGGCTACCGCGTGACCTTTGTCAGCGAAGCGACGTTAACCTTCCCGATGACGCATAATGGCATTACGCTGGACAGCGCAACGCTGCGTCACCGCACGGAAACCGTGCTGGTGGATCGCTTTGCCGCCATTAAAACCGTAACCCAAACGCTGGAGTCGCTTGCATGAGTGTGGATGTCTGGTTCGTGATGCTGCCGGGGGTGCTGGCGCTGGATATGACCGGCCCGGCAGAAACCTTTGCGCTGGCGGGCAATGCGTTCCGCCTGCATTTCATCGGGCCGGACGCCGAGGTGCCGACCTCTGTCGGCGTGACCATGGGCAATATCGCGCCGCTGCCCGACACGCTGCCGGATGGCAGTCTGCTGGTGCTTCCCGGCGTGTCAGACTCCTCACGCTATTTCGCCACACCGCAGGCCGACCGTGTTTGTCACTGGTTGATGCGCCAGCAGCCGCTGATCCACAGCCAGAACATCACCCTGATGTGCGTCTGTTCCGGCTCCCTGCTGGCGGCGAAAGCCGGGCTGATGCAGGGGATCACCTGCACCACACACCACGATGTGATCGCCCGGCTGAAGGCCGCCGCGCCGACGGCGCAGGTGAAAGAGAACCGCATTTTTATTGAAGATCGCGGCATCTGGACCAGCGCCGGTATCACCTCGGGGATTGATTTAACCCTGCACCTGATTAACCGCCTGTGCGGGCCGGAAACGGCGCTGGCCGTGGCGCGGGAGATGGTGGTGTGGTTTCGCCGCTCGGGGGACGATCCACAGCTGTCGCCCTGGTTGCGCTATCGTAATCATCTGCATCCGGCGATCCACCGGGCGCAGGATGCGTTAACGAATGCACCTGAAAAAGCCTGGTCGCTGGTGGACATTGCCGCCTGTGCGCACGTCAGCCCGCGTCACCTGACGCGGCTGTTCCAGCAACATCTGGGCATCAGCGTGCGCGACTACCTGGAACAGCTGCGGCTGGCGGTGGCGGAGCAGTGGCTGGTGCAGGGGCGCGGTGTCGAACACGCGTCGCAGGCCGCGGGATTTTCCTCTCCGCGGCAGCTGCACCGCGCCCGCCAGCGGGCCATCAGCTGACAAAGCGACGGCTATCGAGGCGCTGCAACAGCATCGACAGCGCTAAACTGCATACCAGCGCGGCGGCGAAGATCCACAGCATATCCAGCAGCGGCGAGCTTTTTATCTCCACCCCGCGCGTGCGTAACGCATGAATAATCAGCGCGTGAAAGCCGTAAATGCCTAATGAATGCCGCGAGATCAGCCCCAGACCCGGCAGAACGCGGGTATTGAGCGTGTTTTTCACCAGCGTAAGCAGGCTGATGGCGCAGATAAACACCATCGGGCCGCAATAGTGATACCAGGTATCGGCGAAATTACCGCGCCAGCGCAGTTCATGCAGCGTGCCGCGCGAAATGACAAACACTGCGGCAATAAACAGCGCCGCGCACAGCCCGCTCACATATTTGCGCTGCGTATCCATCATGCCGAGGGCGCGCCCGAGAATGCCGTACAGCACGTAGTAAAAGGTATCGCCGTTGATGTACAGATTCACCGGCAGCCATTCCACGCCGCCGGTTTTCAGCGACAGGGTATTAGGGTTGGCGACTACGCCAATCACCACGGTCAGCGCCAGCAGCATTTTGCCGCTCACGCTTTTCACCTGGATCAGCGGCGACAGCAGGTAAATCACAATGATGGCGAAGAAAAACCACAGGTGATAAAACACCGGCTTTTGCAGCAGGTTTCTCAGCGACAGCTCGCCGTTTATCGAGGTAAAAAACGTAATATAGAGAAACGCCACCAGACTGTAGAACAGCAGGCAGAGGCCGATGCGCAAAAAATGGCGCGGCTGCGCGCTGCGTTCACCAAAGAACAGATAGCCTGAAATCATAAAAAACAGCGGTACGCTGACCCGCGACGCGGAATTGAGGATATTGGCCATATCCCAGTACAGTGGGCTGACGCTCTGCGCGTTGGTGATATACCAGCTGGTGGTGTGGATCATCACGACCATCAGGCAGGCGATGCCCCGCAGATTGTCTATCCAGTTAATTTTTGACTGCATTCGTTCCCCGATTTCCGTCTTAAACAGGCTCTGACTCGCGATTGCCAGCGTGTTCTCACTGGATAATTCCGAGTTTCCCGGCTTGCGCTTGTACCTGCCATGCTGTGTTTGCAATATATTTAACAGCGCAATCAGCCTGCTCCCTCTTATTAAAAATAATAGCCAGATAACATGGCGGCGATAAAAATGATGATGAAGTATGTATTTCCAGCATTATTACTCTTACTGACCGGCTGTAGCAGCCCTGACGGGCAGAGCGTACAAAAAGCGCAGCAGGCGAAGGTCAGCCCGGCCCGCTCGTTGTCCATGGAGCAACTGTGCAAAGAGAACGCCGCTCACCGCTATAATACCGGGGCGCAGAATATTGCAGTCACCGGCTTTGTACAATTTCAGGCGAGTTATGAAGTGCGCGGCTATACGCCCCGTGAAGAACGTTTTGTTTGCGCTTTCGATCCCGACGGTCAGTTTTTGCACCTTTCCATGCGCTAAGGCCACGCCACAAACCCAATTTTCCCTA
Coding sequences within:
- the xylA gene encoding xylose isomerase gives rise to the protein MQAYFDQLERVRYEGTQSTNPLAFRHYNPDELVLGKRMEDHLRFAACYWHTFCWNGSDMFGVGAFERPWQQAGDALELAKRKADVAFEFFHKLNVPYYCFHDVDVSPEGASLKEYLNNFAKMTDVLAQKQQESGVKLLWGTANCFTNPRYGAGAATNPDPEVFSWAATQVVTAMNATHQLGGENYVLWGGREGYETLLNTDLRQEREQIGRFMQMVVEHKHKIGFQGTLLIEPKPQEPTKHQYDYDVATVYGFLKQFGLEKEIKVNIEANHATLAGHTFHHEIASAIALGIFGSVDANRGDPQLGWDTDQFPNSVEENALVMYEIVKAGGFTTGGLNFDAKIRRQSTDKYDLFYGHIGAMDTMALALKVAARMIESGELDKRVAKRYAGWNGELGQQILKGQLSLAELAKHAEQQNLAPQHQSGHQELLENLVNRYLFG
- a CDS encoding acyltransferase translates to MQSKINWIDNLRGIACLMVVMIHTTSWYITNAQSVSPLYWDMANILNSASRVSVPLFFMISGYLFFGERSAQPRHFLRIGLCLLFYSLVAFLYITFFTSINGELSLRNLLQKPVFYHLWFFFAIIVIYLLSPLIQVKSVSGKMLLALTVVIGVVANPNTLSLKTGGVEWLPVNLYINGDTFYYVLYGILGRALGMMDTQRKYVSGLCAALFIAAVFVISRGTLHELRWRGNFADTWYHYCGPMVFICAISLLTLVKNTLNTRVLPGLGLISRHSLGIYGFHALIIHALRTRGVEIKSSPLLDMLWIFAAALVCSLALSMLLQRLDSRRFVS
- a CDS encoding YsaB family lipoprotein, producing the protein MMMKYVFPALLLLLTGCSSPDGQSVQKAQQAKVSPARSLSMEQLCKENAAHRYNTGAQNIAVTGFVQFQASYEVRGYTPREERFVCAFDPDGQFLHLSMR
- the xylB gene encoding xylulokinase — its product is MYIGIDLGTSGVKAILLGEQGNVLASYTESLTVSRPHPLWSEQDPEQWWLATDRAIKGLGAQHPLAQVKAVGIAGQMHGATLLDKQDVILRPAILWNDGRCGEECALLEAQVPDSRAITGNLMMPGFTAPKLLWVKRHEPDVFARVAKVLLPKDYLRLRMTGEYASDMSDAAGTLWLDVAKRDWSDTLLAACGLTRDQMPALFEGSAITGSLLPEVAQAWGLPAVPVVAGGGDNAAGAVGVGMIDAGQAMLSLGTSGVYFAVSDGFLSKPESAVHSFCHALPERWHLMSVMLSAASCLDWAAKLTGLSSVAELINAAQQADKNAGDLWFLPYLSGERTPHNNPQAKGVFFGLTHQHGQNELARAVLEGVGYALADGMDVVHACGITPQSVTLIGGGARSPYWRQMLADISGQQLDYRTGGDVGPALGAARLAQIALNPDRALSDLLPPLPLEQAHLPDAARHAHYAPRRETFRRIYQQLLPLMS
- a CDS encoding GlxA family transcriptional regulator — encoded protein: MSVDVWFVMLPGVLALDMTGPAETFALAGNAFRLHFIGPDAEVPTSVGVTMGNIAPLPDTLPDGSLLVLPGVSDSSRYFATPQADRVCHWLMRQQPLIHSQNITLMCVCSGSLLAAKAGLMQGITCTTHHDVIARLKAAAPTAQVKENRIFIEDRGIWTSAGITSGIDLTLHLINRLCGPETALAVAREMVVWFRRSGDDPQLSPWLRYRNHLHPAIHRAQDALTNAPEKAWSLVDIAACAHVSPRHLTRLFQQHLGISVRDYLEQLRLAVAEQWLVQGRGVEHASQAAGFSSPRQLHRARQRAIS